In Penaeus monodon isolate SGIC_2016 chromosome 7, NSTDA_Pmon_1, whole genome shotgun sequence, the following are encoded in one genomic region:
- the LOC119575543 gene encoding uncharacterized protein LOC119575543, with the protein MPYACQQDLQVLSAEPYEEAYNKVIEEMMALPKIKNGKATGLDDIPVEVWKALGEGVDILHGLMKEIQERKAIPEKWRESTLIPIFKEKGDIQSCKNYRGIKLMNHTLKLLEKILDSRLRQVVRIGRQQIGFMKGIRTVDGILSPRQTMEKYQEKQRGLHIVFIDLEKTYNCNAKKSGEGIDTYPLLLNIVFDFITANIREEPSWSVSYADDIVPVAESRRVIERKLEEWRFALESRGMRISRSKTEYFTTDIDGDKLATIKLDRENLKRKSVRSVDRRVPIRLKSGVHKAVVRPTLTYGLEAAPLKKLEGKKSDVAEMKMLRWMMQQQYQSSVPPLLQESVGFQSQQRICTQACSALSTTRESYVSEAASDPTVGGKVSRFKERNSDDSLGISGTSSLGRGAQLLPGYPLQRVSLIAKKGAEPREIPCMLVCAGPGAYNEHLFLEEIPSWQLLS; encoded by the exons ATGCCCTACGCCTGTCAGCAGGACCTGCAGGTTTTGTCTGCGGAGCCCTACGAAGAGGCCTACAACAAAGTTATTGAGGAAATGATGGCTTTGCCGAAG ataaagaatggaaaagcTACGGGACTCGATGACATACCAGTGGAAGTATGGAAAGCTTTGGGAGAAGGAGTTGACATCTTGCATGGATTGATGAAAGAGATACAGGAAAGGAAAGCAATAccagaaaagtggagagaaagtaCTTTGATACCAAtcttcaaagagaaaggagatattcaAAGTTGCAAGAACTATCGGGGTATTAAGCTGATGAATCACACTTTGAAACTACTGGAAAAGATTTTGGACTCGCGACTTAGACAAGTAGTGCGCATTGGCCGACAGCAAATTGGTTTTATGAAAGGGATCAGAACAGTTGACGGTATCTTATCTCCCAGGCAAACCATGGAGAAATACCAGGAGAAGCAAAGAGGGCTGCATATAGTTTTCATCGACTTAGAGAAAACCTATAACTGCAACGCCAAGAAGTCTGGAGAGG GGATTGACACTTACCCACTGCTATTAAATATAGTGTTTGATTTCATCACGGCAAATATAAGAGAAGAACCATCATGGAGCGTATCGTATGCTGATGATATTGTGCCAGTGGCAGAAAGTAGAAGAGTGATAGAAAGGAAACTAGAAGAATGGAGGTTTGCTTTAGAAAGCAGAGGAATGAGAATAAGCAGGTCCAAGACAGAATATTTCACCACAGATATAGATGGTGACAAACTAGCCACAATAAAACTAGATAGAGAGAACTTGAAAAGA aaaagtGTCAGGAGCGTTGATAGGAGAGTCCCAATTAGACTCAAAAGTGGGGTACATAAGGCCGTAGTCAGGCCAACCTTAACTTACGGCCTAGaagcagcaccactgaagaaGTTAGAAGGAAAGAAGTCGGACGTAGCTGAGATGAAGATGTTGAGATGGATG ATGCAGCAGCAGTATCAGTCAAGTGTTCCTCCACTACTGCAGGAGAGTGTTGGTTTTCAATCGCAGCAACGTATATGTACACAGGCATGTAGCGCGTTGTCGACTACCAGGGAGTCAT acgtgagCGAGGCGGCGTCAGATCCtacggttggagggaaggtgtcgcggttcaaggaacggaacTCGGATGATTCCTTGGGTATTTCGggcacttccagcctagggcgtggggcacagctgttgcccggCTACCCCCTCCAGCGCGTTTCTCTTATcgcgaag AAAGGTGCGGAGCCAAGGGAAATCCCCTGCATGCTGGTGTGTGCAGGACCtg GTGCTTATAATGAGCACCTCTTTCTGGAAGAAATTCCTAGTTGGCAACTGTTGAGCTAA